The nucleotide window AGCTTTTTTTCATGATATAGGTAAATTATTTTTTCCGTATTATGAACACACTTCCGAAAAGGTTTTTAATTTCATTTCTGAATTAATAGATGATTCAGAAATGAAAGAAATAATTACTACTCATCACAATTCTCTTTTATCTTTCACTTCTCCTTACATTTCTCTCATCTCATTAATTAATAGAGTAGTAACTCAACTTCATTTTCTTCCTACCAATAATGATTCACTCAAACTAAAAGAGAAATTCCAAATTTTTTGAGAAAAACAAAAAAAAGAAGAAATTATTTCTTCTTTTTATATTCTTTCTTCTAGTCTTCATTTTTGATTTATATTTAATGAAGAATTTGATGAAATGAAAAAAACTTTATTGCAAGAAGAATGAACTCAAGAACTTAATTCTTTATTAAATATAAATAACAATGAAGAAAATAAAAATACTGAATTATCTGGCCTAAATATCTCTTTTTATTGATTACCTAATCAAAAATATCAAGCTTCTATTTATAAATTAAAAATGTTTCAAAATGAAGAAATGTCTAAATTAATACTTAAGACTTAAATAATTTTTTAAACAAAAAAGAGAATACTAGAAGAAAAAAACTTAATTAATAAAGAAATTTCAATAGATCAATGTCTTTTTGAGAAATTAATTCTCAAAACAATTTACAACTTAAAAATACCTTCTGATTATTCTTCTCACTTTATTCCTATAAAGAAAAAATTTCAATTGAATTATTCCACTTCTTCAGAAACTAAAAAAGAAAAAATTAAAGAATTACTAGATACTTCTACTCAGTTAAGTAATCTCTCTAGCGAGATTACTGGTTTTAGAATTTTAGCACCTAAAGATTATGAAAAGAGAACAATTTTTCCAATTTGTATAGAAATCTCACAAACTGCTGAAGAACAATCCAAATTGAAATTTGATTATGAAAAGATGGAATTTGCTTCTTCATTTTTTCAACAATTAATCAATGATTCATCTATCTCTCTCCAAGAAATTAATAAAGAAAAATTACAAACTTTTTTTGAAGAAATTATTATTGAATGCAAAGAAAAAACAAGAGAACTAGGTAAAAAAATTCTTGTTGATTTTTTGAATTACAAAGATGAAGAAATTAATGAGGAATTAAGTTATTTAGTTGGAAAAACTAAATTTTTCTTTTCTTACCACCAAAATTTATTAGAACATCTTTTAGAAGTTAGCATTTTTAGCGCTAATTTCGCCTCCCAAATAAATTTGAATTTAATAGAAGCCAAAAGAGCTGCTTTTTTTCATGATATAGGAAAAGTAGTGGGACAATATTCCGATCATGTAATAGAAGGAATTAAGTTAGCTAATCAATTTAAACTAGATAATTACATAATTGAAACTATTCAGTTTCACCATAATTATGAAACTAATATAAATAATCCTTATTTATCCATTGTTAGATCAATGGAT belongs to Mycoplasma parvum str. Indiana and includes:
- a CDS encoding HDIG domain-containing metalloprotein encodes the protein MNYSTSSETKKEKIKELLDTSTQLSNLSSEITGFRILAPKDYEKRTIFPICIEISQTAEEQSKLKFDYEKMEFASSFFQQLINDSSISLQEINKEKLQTFFEEIIIECKEKTRELGKKILVDFLNYKDEEINEELSYLVGKTKFFFSYHQNLLEHLLEVSIFSANFASQINLNLIEAKRAAFFHDIGKVVGQYSDHVIEGIKLANQFKLDNYIIETIQFHHNYETNINNPYLSIVRSMDKLSAGRLGARPFQLEKTKERKEKINSLLSDIKEISKVEFLAGGHIIKIFLKPEEFKWIELENIKKRIVKVVKESDLKYQYNYQFLLKLEFSDSFLLDDY